Proteins encoded in a region of the Gallalistipes aquisgranensis genome:
- a CDS encoding glycoside hydrolase family 43 protein — MGLKNLFLLALTGMTAVGCARQYYTNPILERGADPWVIERGGRYYYCGGGKGGICVSVSDRPQAIGEGQLVWRPGKGRWNSTCVWAPELHWWQGKWYIFYAAGWSGPPYVHQRTGVLESVTDDPTGDYVDKGMVYTGDTLGKWDSNRWAIDMTLMEHRGKLYGIWSGWESSEATDKTPQNLYIAEMSNPWTTVTPRVLISEPDTPYELAGGELPINEGPQVLKHGDDTFIVYSCGQSWLDTYKLSWLRLRSPDADPLKRESWIKSDKPVFEDNEYTHGVGHASFTTSPDGRKHYIIYHTKKEKTPGWNREVRMQRFRFRADGTPDFGEPVDPAKRLKGVSGRK; from the coding sequence ATGGGACTGAAAAATCTTTTTCTTTTGGCACTGACGGGCATGACCGCCGTCGGGTGTGCCCGTCAGTACTATACCAATCCGATTCTCGAACGGGGGGCCGATCCCTGGGTGATCGAGCGCGGAGGACGTTATTACTATTGCGGCGGGGGAAAAGGCGGTATCTGTGTCTCCGTCTCCGACCGGCCTCAGGCGATCGGGGAGGGACAGCTGGTCTGGCGGCCCGGGAAGGGGCGCTGGAACAGCACCTGCGTCTGGGCTCCCGAACTGCATTGGTGGCAGGGGAAGTGGTATATCTTCTATGCCGCCGGGTGGTCGGGACCTCCCTACGTCCATCAACGGACGGGGGTGCTCGAATCGGTCACGGACGATCCGACGGGAGACTATGTCGATAAGGGAATGGTCTATACGGGCGATACGCTCGGCAAGTGGGATTCCAACCGCTGGGCCATCGACATGACCCTGATGGAGCATCGGGGCAAACTCTATGGTATCTGGTCGGGATGGGAGTCGTCCGAGGCGACCGACAAGACCCCACAGAACCTCTACATCGCCGAGATGTCGAATCCGTGGACGACGGTTACGCCCCGCGTGCTGATCTCCGAGCCGGACACTCCCTACGAACTGGCCGGCGGCGAGCTTCCTATCAACGAAGGCCCCCAGGTGCTCAAGCACGGCGACGATACGTTCATCGTCTACTCCTGCGGCCAGTCGTGGCTGGATACCTACAAACTCTCCTGGCTGAGGCTGCGTTCGCCCGACGCCGATCCCCTGAAGCGGGAGAGCTGGATCAAGAGCGACAAGCCGGTGTTCGAGGACAACGAGTACACGCACGGGGTGGGGCATGCGAGTTTTACGACTTCGCCCGACGGCAGGAAACATTACATCATCTATCACACGAAAAAGGAGAAGACGCCCGGCTGGAACCGGGAGGTGCGGATGCAGCGTTTTCGTTTCCGGGCCGACGGAACACCCGATTTCGGTGAGCCCGTCGATCCCGCGAAGCGGCTGAAAGGCGTTTCCGGACGAAAGTGA
- the uxuA gene encoding mannonate dehydratase has protein sequence MELTWRWFGKNDRIGLRELKSIGVEGIVTALHGIANGEVWPEEEIVRLRDYIAGAGLRWSVVESLPVSEGIKWGSPDRDRLLENYRVSLEHLGRAGIRTVCYNFMPVIDWIRTDLLRPTPEGNYTLYFDRIRFAYFDCRILAREGAERDYTQQELAAVEELAATVTEEERERLVDTIIVKTQGFINGNIREGDRDPVSLFRQLLSRYEGIDRDRLRANFKYFMEAVAPVAERYGIGLCVHPDDPPYQVLGLPRIVTGREDIDWLLSAVDSPANGLTFCAGSLSSGLHNDVPELAGRYADRTHFVHLRSTDAFDNGNFVEAPHTEGRGRLVEVIRVFEKRRPEVPMRVDHGLLMPGDVGRGDNPGYSFLGRMYALGEVRGMMAAVRKEIEEGRI, from the coding sequence ATGGAACTTACATGGCGCTGGTTCGGGAAAAACGACCGGATCGGATTGAGAGAGTTGAAGTCGATCGGTGTAGAGGGGATCGTGACAGCCCTGCACGGGATTGCGAACGGGGAAGTCTGGCCCGAAGAGGAGATCGTGCGGCTGAGGGACTATATCGCCGGGGCCGGGCTGCGATGGTCGGTCGTGGAGAGTCTTCCCGTCAGCGAAGGGATCAAGTGGGGCTCTCCCGACCGGGACCGTCTGTTGGAGAATTACCGGGTTTCGCTCGAACATCTGGGGCGGGCCGGTATCCGGACGGTGTGTTACAATTTCATGCCGGTGATCGACTGGATTCGCACCGATCTGCTCCGTCCAACCCCGGAGGGGAACTATACGCTCTATTTCGACAGGATACGTTTCGCCTATTTCGACTGCCGGATACTGGCACGCGAAGGGGCCGAGCGGGATTATACGCAGCAGGAACTGGCTGCGGTCGAGGAGTTGGCTGCAACCGTCACCGAGGAGGAGAGGGAGCGGCTCGTGGATACGATCATCGTCAAGACTCAGGGGTTCATCAACGGCAATATCCGGGAGGGAGACCGCGATCCGGTTTCGCTTTTCCGGCAGTTGTTGTCGCGGTACGAAGGAATCGACCGCGACCGTCTCCGGGCCAATTTCAAATACTTCATGGAAGCCGTGGCCCCCGTGGCCGAGCGGTACGGGATCGGGCTCTGCGTGCATCCGGATGATCCGCCGTACCAGGTGTTGGGCCTGCCCCGCATCGTGACGGGCCGGGAGGATATCGACTGGCTGCTGAGTGCGGTGGATTCGCCTGCCAACGGGCTGACGTTCTGTGCGGGATCGCTGAGCAGCGGTCTGCATAACGATGTGCCCGAACTGGCCGGACGGTATGCCGACCGCACCCATTTCGTGCATCTGCGCAGCACGGATGCCTTCGACAACGGAAATTTCGTGGAAGCGCCCCACACGGAGGGCCGGGGCCGTCTGGTCGAGGTGATTCGTGTTTTCGAGAAACGGCGGCCGGAAGTGCCGATGAGGGTGGACCACGGCTTGCTCATGCCGGGCGACGTGGGCAGGGGAGACAATCCGGGCTATTCGTTCCTGGGACGCATGTATGCGCTTGGGGAGGTGCGCGGAATGATGGCTGCGGTGCGGAAGGAGATCGAAGAAGGCAGAATCTGA
- a CDS encoding SDR family oxidoreductase produces the protein MNEQFSIAGKVAVITGAGGVLGGSIARHFISQGARVVALDIRKEQLDKRVEELRAAGGEAVGFEANVLDIPSLERVRDRIVETWGRIDILVNVAGGNMPGATLTVDQTIFDMKIEDYDKVTRLNLNGTVYPTLVLGKVMAGQGSGSVINISSMAAYSAITRVLGYSVAKTGIISFTQWMAMEMAMKFGEGIRVNALAPGFFIGDQNRAVLINPDGSLTERSKKVLAKTPMGRFGDITELNGAVQFLCSEAASFITGVVLPVDGGFSSFSGV, from the coding sequence ATGAACGAACAATTCAGCATTGCCGGGAAGGTGGCCGTGATTACGGGTGCCGGAGGCGTTCTGGGCGGCAGTATCGCCCGTCATTTCATCAGTCAGGGAGCCCGTGTGGTGGCGCTGGACATCCGGAAGGAACAACTGGACAAACGGGTGGAGGAGTTGCGTGCCGCGGGAGGCGAGGCGGTCGGCTTCGAGGCGAACGTGCTCGATATTCCGAGCCTCGAGAGGGTCCGCGACCGCATCGTGGAGACGTGGGGCCGGATCGACATCCTGGTCAATGTGGCCGGAGGCAACATGCCGGGTGCCACGCTCACGGTGGACCAGACGATTTTCGACATGAAAATCGAGGATTACGACAAGGTGACCCGTCTGAATCTGAACGGGACGGTCTACCCGACGCTGGTGCTGGGCAAAGTGATGGCCGGCCAGGGCTCGGGGAGCGTGATCAACATCTCTTCGATGGCAGCCTATTCGGCCATTACCCGGGTATTGGGTTATTCGGTGGCGAAGACGGGCATCATCAGCTTCACGCAATGGATGGCCATGGAGATGGCCATGAAGTTCGGCGAGGGTATCCGGGTGAATGCGCTGGCTCCCGGCTTCTTTATCGGCGACCAGAACCGGGCCGTACTGATTAATCCCGACGGCAGCCTGACCGAACGGAGCAAGAAGGTGCTGGCGAAGACCCCCATGGGACGTTTCGGCGATATCACGGAACTGAACGGGGCCGTACAGTTCCTCTGTTCGGAGGCGGCCAGCTTCATTACGGGCGTGGTTCTGCCGGTCGACGGCGGTTTCAGTTCGTTCAGCGGGGTATAG
- the phnW gene encoding 2-aminoethylphosphonate--pyruvate transaminase → MKRNYLLLTPGPLSTSETVREAMMQDWCTWDKDYNEGIVMPLRRGLLEIAGLDEERYTTVLLQGSGTYCVEATIGSSVGPKDKLLILANGAYGKRMARIADYYRIDYALVSLSETELITGDVARKALDAHPGITHLSMVHSETTTGLLNRIDEVAEVLRGRGITFIVDAMSSFGGVPIDIEKLGIDFLISSANKCIQGVPGFGFIIARREKMLATKGNARSLSLDIYDQWETMEQGKGKWRFTSPTHVVRAFYQAMQELKEEGGIAARHRRYEENHRRLVGGMRELGFRPLLSDDKQGCIITSFYYPSQDFDFQDFYNRLKAKGYVIYPGKISEADTFRIGNIGDIYPSDIDGLLAAVREVRLTGE, encoded by the coding sequence ATGAAAAGGAACTATCTGCTGCTGACCCCGGGACCGCTGAGCACATCGGAAACTGTCAGGGAAGCGATGATGCAGGACTGGTGTACATGGGACAAAGACTATAACGAAGGAATCGTCATGCCGCTGCGCCGCGGCCTGCTGGAAATAGCCGGTCTCGACGAAGAGCGCTACACTACCGTTCTGCTGCAGGGCAGCGGCACCTACTGCGTCGAGGCGACCATAGGATCGTCGGTCGGTCCGAAAGACAAACTGCTCATTCTGGCGAACGGGGCCTACGGCAAGCGTATGGCCCGGATCGCGGATTATTACCGGATCGACTACGCACTCGTCTCACTGAGCGAAACCGAGCTCATTACAGGCGATGTGGCCCGCAAAGCGCTGGATGCGCATCCCGGCATCACGCATCTTTCAATGGTTCACAGCGAGACCACGACCGGACTGCTGAACCGCATCGACGAAGTCGCCGAAGTGCTTCGCGGCCGCGGCATCACTTTCATCGTGGATGCCATGAGCAGCTTCGGCGGCGTACCCATCGACATCGAAAAACTGGGAATCGACTTTCTGATCAGCAGCGCCAACAAGTGTATCCAGGGGGTTCCGGGGTTCGGGTTCATCATCGCCCGCCGGGAGAAGATGCTCGCCACGAAAGGAAACGCCCGGTCGCTCTCACTCGACATCTATGACCAGTGGGAAACGATGGAACAGGGCAAGGGCAAATGGCGCTTCACATCGCCGACACACGTCGTACGGGCCTTTTATCAGGCCATGCAGGAACTGAAGGAGGAGGGCGGCATCGCTGCCCGACACCGCCGTTACGAGGAAAACCACCGGCGGCTGGTCGGGGGAATGCGCGAACTGGGCTTCCGTCCGCTGCTCTCCGACGACAAGCAGGGCTGTATCATCACCTCGTTTTACTATCCGTCGCAGGATTTCGACTTCCAGGATTTCTACAACAGGCTCAAAGCGAAAGGCTATGTCATCTATCCGGGTAAAATATCCGAGGCCGACACCTTCCGCATCGGCAACATCGGCGACATATATCCCTCGGACATCGACGGTCTGCTCGCAGCCGTACGGGAAGTGCGCCTAACAGGAGAGTAA
- the phnX gene encoding phosphonoacetaldehyde hydrolase — protein MKQIKCVIMDWAGTAVDYGCFAPLNAFLKVFSEEKGIEITLRQAREPMGMLKIDHIRAILSMPDVREKFTVRYGRDWNETDVEEMYRSFEKHLFASLTEFTEPIPGVVETLDSLRRQDIRIGSTTGYTAQMMEVVRPGAAEKGYVTDFLATPDGLPAGRPAPYMIFRNLTELAIPSVQEAVKVGDTLSDIREGINAGVWSVGVITGSNEMGITEAEYARIPDGELARMKEEVRRRMLGAGAHHVLDNITELPAYIETLNERLNK, from the coding sequence ATGAAACAGATAAAATGCGTCATCATGGATTGGGCCGGAACCGCCGTCGATTACGGTTGTTTCGCCCCGCTGAACGCCTTCCTCAAAGTGTTCTCAGAGGAAAAAGGCATCGAAATCACGCTCCGGCAGGCCCGGGAACCCATGGGGATGCTCAAAATCGACCACATCCGCGCCATTCTCTCCATGCCCGACGTCCGGGAAAAATTCACAGTCCGTTACGGCCGCGACTGGAACGAAACGGACGTCGAGGAGATGTACCGGAGTTTCGAAAAGCACCTTTTCGCTTCGCTGACCGAATTTACCGAACCGATCCCCGGAGTGGTCGAAACGCTCGACTCGCTTCGCAGGCAGGATATCCGTATCGGTTCGACGACCGGCTACACGGCACAGATGATGGAGGTCGTCCGTCCGGGAGCCGCCGAAAAGGGATATGTCACGGACTTCCTCGCCACGCCCGACGGACTTCCGGCAGGTCGTCCGGCACCCTATATGATCTTCCGCAACCTGACCGAATTGGCCATTCCCTCGGTGCAGGAGGCCGTTAAGGTAGGCGACACGCTCTCCGACATCCGGGAGGGCATAAACGCCGGTGTCTGGAGCGTCGGCGTCATTACCGGCAGCAATGAAATGGGGATAACCGAAGCGGAATACGCCCGGATTCCGGACGGAGAGCTGGCCCGCATGAAAGAGGAGGTCCGGCGACGGATGCTCGGTGCGGGAGCCCACCATGTGCTGGACAACATCACCGAACTGCCCGCCTATATCGAAACACTGAACGAACGACTCAACAAATAA
- a CDS encoding alpha-mannosidase translates to MKKLQLLLGGLCLATTLAAGNPGAPDLSKEKTLYLIPYSHLDTQWQWDYPTTIDTYLKRTLDEGFALLDKYPEYLFNFTGSRRYAMMKEYYPERYERMKKYIAEGRWIVNGSTVDEMDVVNSGPESYLRHFLYGADFARREFGVEALDFSLPDCFGFPATLPTLVSHAGLKGFTTQKLSWQAANPIPFNFGIWRGPDGSEIYAGLNCMDYTGKVPENFDIDPEFTDRINRAGKSTGLYADMRYYGVGDRGGAPRESDFLNALEASKRHRNFNIRLCGMDQLFRDMEHQKGYSLPTYEGDLLLVEHSAGTLTSQAYMKRWNRKNERLLQAAERAASLAAMLGTSDYPAERLHKAWDLLLGSQMHDMIPGSSISKVYEYSHNDEVLVMNLASSVLTNAVGAVSRSLDTKTEGIPVIVYNPVERPRQDIAEATVEFAQVPASVRVTSPEGKEVPAQIIGTDGRRTKLIFLADMPASGYAVYSVTPAEKPAASPLRVTDNTLENDRYKVMIDRNGDVCSVYDKRARRELLREAARWELCYEHPLRFPSWNMEWADRQLPVKEYVSGPARVRIVENGPVRVAIEVERTLRGNMFRQVISLAAGEPGNTVRYDNTVKWQMRGRSLRASFPLTVSAPKATYNWESATVQRDNNRSHKFESPSHEWFDLTDRSGSYGVSVLEDCKNGSDKPNDSTLRLTLLYTPHANREYYGVWQDWGEHAFSYALYGHEGSWQKAGSDRRGRFFNEPLLTFLPGEKHAGPLGRSVSAASVDKSNVKMLAMKRAEHADGYYIVRFNEHYGNTLTDDVQARFCRKIADAYETDGQERRTGPADFTPDGLRFTMGRYGIRTFAVRFEAPETVPSVRCTPVELPFDTDAVSLNTDRSDGEMAQGSSFAGELFPETLTVDDIVFRLGDTAPGAHNAVSLRGQRIALPAGDYDRLYLLMSADRDTEGVKIKVDSKSFPIDVQSWQGYIGQWERRLTDNTLSDVLYGIETGYIKRDPVALLGTHRHTPEGDLSYRYSYIYKYSIPVSGASTLELPSAPGVKLFAVTAAGGTNDRVVPAMDLYDNFDDREPFELLYPTSYVREGTEEFGKSCHYLGSKGWTGLNRQKNGTLKDQPARLDATASADDPATKSNRTVRYYCLPFGPEASPSGSTQPVECPAMTDGKLGPDRNRTARYYEEGEGRYLLDLGRTVTLKGITTTSFIATKSGPVRYTLWVSTRSGAKATAADPAAEGWTYVTTVSPRGISPMNAQVSVVEVPQGVKARKVLLISLGAHSPEAFDEIDLFTE, encoded by the coding sequence ATGAAAAAACTGCAACTCCTGCTGGGTGGCCTGTGCCTGGCAACGACGCTTGCCGCCGGCAATCCCGGTGCGCCCGACCTCTCGAAAGAGAAAACCCTCTACCTGATCCCCTACTCCCATCTGGACACCCAGTGGCAGTGGGACTACCCCACCACCATCGACACCTACCTGAAAAGGACGCTCGACGAGGGATTCGCCCTGCTGGACAAATACCCGGAATACCTGTTCAACTTCACCGGATCGCGGCGCTACGCGATGATGAAGGAGTACTACCCGGAGCGGTACGAACGGATGAAAAAATACATAGCCGAAGGACGCTGGATCGTCAACGGGTCTACGGTCGACGAAATGGACGTGGTGAATTCCGGTCCCGAATCCTACCTGCGTCACTTTCTCTACGGAGCCGACTTCGCCCGCAGGGAGTTCGGCGTCGAAGCGCTCGACTTCTCGCTGCCCGACTGTTTCGGGTTCCCCGCCACGCTTCCCACGCTGGTCTCCCATGCCGGTCTGAAAGGATTCACCACCCAGAAACTGTCGTGGCAGGCGGCCAACCCCATCCCCTTCAACTTCGGCATCTGGCGCGGCCCTGACGGCAGCGAGATCTACGCCGGACTGAACTGCATGGACTACACGGGCAAAGTCCCCGAAAATTTCGACATCGACCCCGAATTCACCGACCGGATCAACCGTGCGGGAAAAAGCACGGGGCTCTATGCGGACATGCGCTACTACGGCGTGGGCGACCGGGGAGGCGCTCCCCGCGAGAGCGATTTCCTCAACGCACTGGAGGCCTCGAAGCGGCACCGCAATTTCAACATCCGCCTCTGCGGCATGGATCAGCTGTTCCGGGACATGGAGCACCAGAAGGGTTATTCGCTTCCCACCTACGAAGGCGACCTGCTGCTGGTGGAGCACTCGGCCGGTACGCTCACCTCGCAGGCTTACATGAAACGCTGGAACCGCAAGAACGAACGCCTGCTCCAGGCAGCCGAACGCGCCGCATCGCTGGCCGCGATGCTCGGCACGAGCGACTATCCGGCGGAACGCCTCCACAAGGCATGGGACCTGCTGCTCGGCTCGCAGATGCACGACATGATCCCAGGCTCGTCGATCTCGAAAGTGTACGAATACAGCCACAACGACGAGGTACTCGTGATGAATCTCGCCTCTTCGGTGCTCACCAATGCGGTGGGTGCCGTCAGCAGGAGTCTCGATACGAAGACGGAAGGAATTCCCGTCATCGTCTACAACCCGGTCGAACGACCCCGGCAGGACATTGCCGAGGCGACCGTGGAGTTCGCGCAGGTTCCTGCCTCCGTACGGGTCACCTCACCCGAAGGGAAAGAGGTCCCCGCCCAGATCATCGGAACGGACGGACGGCGCACGAAACTGATCTTTCTGGCCGACATGCCCGCCTCGGGCTATGCGGTCTATTCGGTGACCCCGGCCGAAAAACCGGCCGCCTCCCCGCTTCGCGTGACGGACAACACGCTGGAAAACGACCGCTACAAGGTGATGATCGACCGGAACGGGGACGTCTGCTCCGTATACGACAAACGGGCCCGCCGCGAACTGCTGCGCGAAGCGGCCCGCTGGGAACTCTGTTACGAACACCCCCTGAGGTTCCCCTCGTGGAACATGGAGTGGGCCGACCGCCAGCTGCCCGTCAAGGAGTACGTGTCGGGGCCGGCCCGGGTCCGGATCGTGGAGAACGGTCCCGTGCGTGTGGCCATCGAGGTGGAACGCACGCTGCGCGGCAATATGTTCCGGCAGGTGATCTCACTCGCGGCCGGCGAACCGGGAAACACGGTGCGGTATGACAACACGGTGAAGTGGCAGATGCGGGGCCGGTCGCTCCGCGCCTCCTTCCCGCTTACCGTCTCGGCGCCCAAAGCCACCTACAACTGGGAATCGGCCACCGTACAGCGCGACAACAACCGCTCGCACAAGTTCGAATCGCCCTCCCACGAGTGGTTCGACCTGACCGACCGCAGCGGCAGTTACGGGGTCTCCGTACTGGAAGACTGCAAGAACGGTTCCGACAAGCCGAACGACAGTACCCTGCGCCTCACGCTGCTCTACACGCCCCACGCCAACCGCGAATACTACGGCGTATGGCAGGACTGGGGCGAACACGCATTCAGTTATGCCCTCTACGGTCACGAAGGAAGCTGGCAGAAGGCCGGCAGCGACAGGCGCGGACGCTTCTTCAACGAACCGCTGCTCACGTTCCTGCCCGGGGAGAAGCACGCCGGACCGCTCGGCCGTTCGGTTTCGGCCGCCTCGGTCGACAAATCCAACGTGAAGATGCTGGCCATGAAACGGGCCGAACATGCCGACGGGTACTACATCGTCCGTTTCAACGAACATTACGGCAACACCCTCACCGACGACGTGCAGGCCCGGTTCTGCCGGAAGATCGCGGATGCCTACGAAACGGACGGCCAGGAGCGGCGGACGGGCCCGGCCGACTTCACTCCCGACGGGCTCCGCTTCACGATGGGACGCTACGGCATCCGCACGTTCGCCGTCCGGTTCGAAGCGCCGGAGACGGTCCCCTCCGTACGGTGCACGCCGGTGGAACTGCCTTTCGACACGGATGCGGTGAGCCTGAACACCGACCGCAGCGACGGGGAAATGGCCCAAGGCTCCTCCTTCGCCGGGGAACTGTTCCCCGAAACGCTCACGGTGGACGACATCGTCTTCAGACTGGGCGACACGGCTCCCGGAGCGCACAATGCGGTGAGCCTACGCGGCCAGCGGATCGCTCTGCCCGCAGGAGACTACGACAGACTCTACCTGCTGATGTCCGCCGACCGGGACACCGAAGGGGTAAAAATCAAAGTGGACAGCAAGAGTTTCCCGATCGACGTGCAGAGTTGGCAGGGCTATATCGGCCAATGGGAACGTAGACTGACGGACAACACACTGAGCGACGTGCTGTACGGCATCGAAACGGGTTACATCAAACGCGACCCGGTAGCCCTGCTCGGCACCCACCGCCATACGCCCGAGGGCGATCTCTCCTACCGGTATTCCTATATATACAAATACTCCATTCCGGTGAGCGGAGCTTCGACGCTCGAACTGCCCTCCGCTCCGGGCGTGAAACTCTTCGCCGTCACCGCGGCAGGAGGTACGAACGACCGGGTCGTTCCGGCCATGGACTTGTACGACAATTTCGACGACCGGGAGCCGTTCGAACTGCTGTACCCCACCTCGTACGTCAGAGAGGGCACGGAAGAGTTCGGAAAATCCTGCCACTATCTGGGTTCCAAAGGATGGACAGGGCTCAACCGGCAGAAAAACGGCACGCTGAAAGACCAGCCCGCACGGCTCGATGCTACGGCTTCGGCCGACGATCCCGCGACGAAGTCGAACCGGACTGTCCGGTACTACTGCCTGCCGTTCGGCCCGGAAGCATCGCCGTCGGGCAGCACGCAGCCCGTGGAGTGCCCGGCCATGACGGACGGCAAACTGGGTCCGGACAGGAACCGCACGGCCCGCTACTACGAAGAGGGCGAAGGACGTTATCTGCTCGACCTGGGGCGGACAGTCACACTCAAAGGAATTACGACCACCTCCTTTATCGCCACGAAGAGCGGCCCGGTACGCTACACGCTCTGGGTCAGCACCCGTTCCGGAGCGAAAGCGACCGCGGCCGATCCCGCAGCGGAAGGCTGGACCTACGTGACCACGGTCTCACCCCGCGGCATTTCACCGATGAACGCACAGGTATCCGTCGTGGAGGTCCCGCAGGGCGTGAAAGCCCGCAAAGTGCTGCTTATCTCGCTCGGAGCCCACTCCCCGGAGGCTTTCGACGAAATCGATCTGTTCACCGAATAG
- a CDS encoding GNAT family N-acetyltransferase: protein MKIEKLQSLSDDILDELLSVWEKSVRSSHHFLKEEDIEYFKPLVRNQYFPAVELFVARNENGRIAAFMGLSDDMLEMLFVLPEEQGRGYGKAFVEYAVSKCNIHKVDVNEDNEQAYKFYLHMGYKVVGRDELDSSGKPFPILHLQQPQQKG, encoded by the coding sequence ATGAAAATAGAAAAATTACAATCTTTATCAGATGACATTTTAGACGAGTTGCTGTCGGTATGGGAAAAGTCTGTACGCAGTTCTCATCATTTTCTAAAGGAAGAAGATATAGAATACTTCAAACCATTAGTGAGAAACCAATATTTTCCGGCAGTCGAACTCTTCGTTGCACGCAACGAGAACGGACGGATCGCCGCATTTATGGGATTAAGCGACGACATGCTGGAAATGCTGTTCGTATTGCCCGAAGAACAAGGACGCGGCTATGGCAAAGCATTCGTGGAGTATGCCGTCAGCAAATGCAATATCCACAAAGTGGATGTCAATGAAGACAACGAGCAGGCTTACAAATTCTATTTGCACATGGGCTATAAGGTCGTAGGACGGGACGAGTTGGATTCTTCGGGCAAACCTTTTCCCATCCTGCACTTACAGCAACCGCAACAAAAAGGATAA
- a CDS encoding glycine--tRNA ligase, which translates to MTQEELFKKLIAHSKEYGFIFPSSEIYDGLSAVYDYGQMGVELKNNIKKYWWDSMTRLHENIVGIDAAIFMHPKTWEASGHVSAFNDPLIDNRDSKKRYRADVLIEDWLAKQDEKIGKEVEKARKRFGESFDEQMFRQTNPRVQEHQAKRDQIHERMTKALNDNDLTELRQIILDCEIACPISGTRNWTEVRQFNLMFETKIGSVAEGANTIYLRPETAQGIFVNFLNVQKTGRMKIPFGIAQIGKAFRNEIVARQFIFRMREFEQMEMQFFVRPGEELNWFKQWKATRMSWHRALGFGDDKYRFHDHDKLAHYANAATDIEFEFPFGFKEVEGIHSRTDFDLSQHQKFSGRKMQYFDPETGESYVPYVIETSIGVDRMVLQVLSAAFTEEKLENGEERVVLRIPAPIAPVKVAVLPLVKKDGLPEIAREIIASLKFDHNVQYDEKDSIGKRYRRQDAIGTPLCVTVDHQTLEDRTVTVRHRDTMEQHRVAIAELPSIVENEVSLRTLFAKLV; encoded by the coding sequence ATGACACAGGAAGAACTTTTCAAGAAGCTGATCGCACACTCCAAGGAGTACGGATTCATCTTTCCCTCGAGCGAAATCTACGACGGGCTGAGTGCCGTATACGACTACGGGCAGATGGGTGTGGAGCTGAAAAATAACATCAAGAAATACTGGTGGGATTCGATGACCCGACTCCACGAGAACATCGTGGGGATCGACGCCGCCATCTTCATGCACCCCAAAACGTGGGAGGCATCGGGCCACGTGAGCGCCTTCAACGATCCGCTGATCGACAACCGCGACTCCAAGAAGCGCTACCGCGCCGACGTGCTGATCGAGGACTGGCTGGCCAAACAGGACGAGAAGATCGGGAAAGAGGTCGAAAAGGCCCGCAAACGTTTCGGCGAATCGTTCGACGAGCAGATGTTCCGCCAGACCAATCCCCGCGTGCAGGAGCACCAGGCAAAACGCGACCAGATACACGAACGCATGACCAAAGCGCTCAACGACAACGATCTGACCGAATTGCGGCAGATCATCCTCGACTGCGAGATCGCCTGTCCCATTTCCGGCACACGCAACTGGACCGAAGTGCGCCAGTTCAACCTGATGTTCGAGACCAAGATCGGCTCGGTAGCCGAAGGGGCCAACACGATCTATCTGCGTCCCGAGACGGCGCAGGGTATTTTCGTCAACTTCCTCAACGTGCAGAAGACCGGACGCATGAAGATTCCGTTCGGTATCGCCCAGATCGGAAAGGCGTTCCGCAACGAGATCGTGGCCCGTCAATTCATCTTCCGCATGCGGGAGTTCGAGCAGATGGAGATGCAGTTCTTCGTACGTCCGGGCGAGGAGCTCAACTGGTTCAAGCAGTGGAAGGCCACCCGCATGAGCTGGCACCGGGCCCTCGGTTTCGGCGACGACAAATACCGCTTCCACGACCACGACAAACTGGCCCACTACGCCAATGCCGCCACGGACATCGAATTCGAATTCCCGTTCGGCTTCAAGGAGGTGGAGGGTATCCACTCCCGCACCGATTTCGACCTGAGCCAGCACCAGAAGTTCTCGGGCCGCAAGATGCAGTATTTCGACCCGGAGACGGGCGAAAGCTACGTGCCCTACGTGATCGAGACCTCGATCGGCGTGGACCGCATGGTGCTCCAGGTGCTCTCGGCCGCTTTCACGGAAGAAAAGCTGGAGAACGGCGAAGAGCGTGTGGTGCTCCGCATCCCCGCACCCATCGCACCGGTCAAGGTGGCCGTGCTGCCGCTGGTGAAGAAGGACGGACTGCCCGAAATCGCCCGCGAGATCATCGCATCGCTCAAGTTCGACCATAACGTGCAGTACGACGAAAAGGACAGCATCGGCAAGCGCTACCGCCGTCAGGACGCCATCGGCACCCCCCTCTGCGTGACGGTGGACCACCAGACGCTGGAGGATCGCACGGTCACCGTCCGCCACCGCGACACGATGGAACAGCACCGGGTGGCGATCGCCGAACTGCCTTCGATCGTGGAGAACGAGGTGAGCCTGCGCACGCTGTTCGCCAAACTGGTCTGA